A stretch of DNA from Vibrio rhizosphaerae:
ACATGTGCACCGAATCGGTCGGACAGGCCGGGCTGGCAGTAAGGGCATGGCGTGCAGCCTGTTCAGTGCCAACGAAGGGATTCGGGTCGCTCAAATCGATGAATATATGAACACGCCGATTGATCCGGTTGCCCTACCGGCTGATGACGTACTCAATCGCTCACCATTTCAACCTCAGATGGTGACTATTGAAATCTCCGGCGGTAAAAAGCAAAAAGTCCGGGCCGGTGATATTCTTGGTGCCATCACAGGTGAACATGGTATCGAAGGAAAACAAGTCGGAAAGATTAATCTATTTGATATGCGAGCTTATGTCGCCGTCCACAAAAGTGTCGGGAAAAAAGCGGTGAAAAAGCTGGAAAATGGGAAAATAAAAGGCCGCTCTTTCAGAGCTCGACTTATCAAATAAAATATGAAGAGAATATAAATGACCTGATATTATTAACATATAGGTCATTTATCTATATAAGATATCTGTAAAGTCGTTAAACAAAAATATCCCAGTATTATTCGCGCTGGGATATTTGACCGCCCATCACCTGATGTTTTTATACCAGACAATCGTTATTCAGATCAGTCAGAAATTTGAAACTCAATAATATGACACATATGTCCGACTGGCGTATCAACCCCTTGTGTAACCACTTTTACAGTTTTCTTCGCAACATATGCAGCCATTAATGCGGACATCATCCCCTTACTGCCCGGATCATTTTCATTAATATATGACCAAGATGGATTTTTCGGTCCACCATGGCAATGCCAAGCTCCGGGATTATTCGAAATAACCCGAAAATGAAAATTTGTCGGACCCGACATAAAAATAGAACTAATCTTAAATGCTGCCGGATATTCTGCAGCCTGAAGAGAACCACTCAGCGCAATTCCCATAACAATTAAACTTCTAAAAAAGTTTTTCATTGCTGTTCCTATATAATGTCAAAAGAATGATCACTCCTGAACGGATAAATGAAATTTTTGGAGTCATCGAGAAGGTTCGAAATTGTATCAATCTCATGAAATGTTGCAATCTTTCTGTTATTGAAGCATTGGAAGTATAGATTTAATTTGAAATAGCAGCCGAAAGTACTAATCCTCAGAAAGAGCGAAAACCTATGCTGACGTATCTGTCCTCACAACGCTTATTGCTATTGCGATCATAAAAGTCTTTCAGGCGTCTGTCCTCATAACTTTGTTGGACAGAACAGCCGCTTTATGAGTAAAGTAATTGATAACAAAAGCCTAACCAATACCCGACTATTCTACTAGGTTAATTATGGTATACTCGTGAAAACTTCCCACCGTAAAACTACGTTAGGCAAGACCAGTACATAATCAAATCAAAGCATCCAGAGGTACTTATGAAAACGTCCAACCCGCGACTAACACTGCGTGTGATTGAAAAGAGTGATTACGATGAGCTCGCTGAGCTCATGGATCTCGTCTTTCCTGATGTAGGTGGGGCATGGCCAAGAATGACCATCATGGATCTGATTCGCCAATTTCCAGATGGGCAGATCTGTATCGAAGATAATGGAAAAATTGTTGCTGCGGCACTCACGATCAAAGTGGATTACAATCGTTACTCCCTACCCCATGTTTATACCGATATTGTTGATGAAAACAATGTCATTCAACATAACCCACATGGTGATGCGATGTATGGTCTTGATGTCTTCGTGCATCCTGACTATCGCGGAATGCGTTTAGGGCGGCGTTTATACCATGCGCGTAAAGAACTTTGTCAGAGTGAAAATTTAAAAGCCATTCTGGCTGGCGGCAGAATCACCGGTTATCACAAACTCTCTGATGAATTAAAAGTCGCTGAATACATTGAACAGGTAAAACGTAAAACCATTCACGACCCGATCCTCTCCTTCCAGCTTGCCAATGACTTCGATGTCAAACGGATTATGCGTCACTATCTGCCGGAAGATGATAAATCTCAGGGCTACGCGACACTGCTTGAGTGGGATAACTTCTTTTATGAAGAAGATCAATCGTCAATCCATGAACTCGATAAAACCCTCGTCCGTATTGGCATTGTACAATGGCAGATGCGTCAGGTGACCAGTCTGGAAGACTTACTTGAGCAATCTGAGTTCTTTATTCGCTCATTATCAAACTATAAGGCTGACTTTGCACTCTTCCCTGAGTTTTTCAATGCACCACTCATGGGGCTTCAGCAAGACCAAACCTCCGTCGAAGCGATTCGCTATCTTGCATCCTTTAGTGAAGCGATTAAACAGCGTTTTTCTGAACTAGCCATCACATACAACATCAATATTATCGCTGGTAGTATGCCCGAAGAACGGGATGATAAGCTGTACAATGTCTCTTACTTGCTTCATCGCGATGGTATGATTGATGAGCAGTTGAAGATTCACATCACCCCCCATGAACAACGTGACTGGGTTATCGATGGCGGAAACGAAATCGGCGTATTTGAAACCGATGCGGGACGTGTTGGTATCCTGATTTGTTACGATAGCGAGTTCCCGGAACTTGGACGGATGATGGCAGAAAAGGACGTGCAAATCATGTTTGTTCCGTTTTGGACCGACACCAAAAATGGCTATCAGCGCGTCCGCCTCTGCTCACAAGCCAGAGCCATTGAAAATGAATGCTATGTCGCGATCGGTGGTAGTGTTGGCAACTTACCCCGCGTGGATAATGTGGATATTCAATACGCGCAGTCCGCCGTATTTTCACCATCCGATATTTTCTTCCCGCACGATGCAACGATCGCAGAAGCCAGCCCGAACACTGAGATGATTATTTTTGCCGATGTTGATCTAGATAAATTGAAGCAGCTAAATACCGAAGGTTCTGTGACCAACTTACGTCACCGCCGTCTCGATGTTTACGGTGGATTTACGCAACCGAAATCAGGTAAATAGTCATCGTCAATACGAAAAGGAGGGCCCCCCTCCTTTTTTCTTATCGGTTTAAAGTGACTGTCCTTGTAACTATATTGCTTCTCCCACCACAACGCTGAGACTCACTTTTCCATATATCAATATGACTTAAAGTGCCTGTCCCCAGAACTGCACCTGTCCCCAGAACTGC
This window harbors:
- a CDS encoding bifunctional GNAT family N-acetyltransferase/carbon-nitrogen hydrolase family protein, with protein sequence MKTSNPRLTLRVIEKSDYDELAELMDLVFPDVGGAWPRMTIMDLIRQFPDGQICIEDNGKIVAAALTIKVDYNRYSLPHVYTDIVDENNVIQHNPHGDAMYGLDVFVHPDYRGMRLGRRLYHARKELCQSENLKAILAGGRITGYHKLSDELKVAEYIEQVKRKTIHDPILSFQLANDFDVKRIMRHYLPEDDKSQGYATLLEWDNFFYEEDQSSIHELDKTLVRIGIVQWQMRQVTSLEDLLEQSEFFIRSLSNYKADFALFPEFFNAPLMGLQQDQTSVEAIRYLASFSEAIKQRFSELAITYNINIIAGSMPEERDDKLYNVSYLLHRDGMIDEQLKIHITPHEQRDWVIDGGNEIGVFETDAGRVGILICYDSEFPELGRMMAEKDVQIMFVPFWTDTKNGYQRVRLCSQARAIENECYVAIGGSVGNLPRVDNVDIQYAQSAVFSPSDIFFPHDATIAEASPNTEMIIFADVDLDKLKQLNTEGSVTNLRHRRLDVYGGFTQPKSGK